The Bacillus oleivorans genome has a window encoding:
- a CDS encoding UDP-glucose dehydrogenase family protein, translating to MDICVIGAGYVGLTSSAVLADLGHHITCVDKNKERILSLNKGESPIFEPGLSELIQKNQNRLTFTDQVGEAIHTNSCIFICVGTPPLPDGSTDLSYVLSVVDDLAVNITSRKTIITKSTVPLGTNQMINRLLIEKGLSKELFRIVSNPEFLREGSAVHDMFHPDKTVIGLQHGDTASLSIMKEIYKEIDAPMILTTLNDAEVIKFTSNAFLATKISFINEVARICDSYQADITTVAEAIGLDPRIGKHFLQAGIGYGGSCFPKDVSSFIHSAKQKGVETPILEAVQSVNETQLEWYIDKITSYIGDSITKKVAVLGISFKPDTDDTRSSRAVALIQKLDTLKFNVIAYDPKATLPTKGLQTAKQTDSMEEAILDADCVFIATDWPSFKTLDWKKVKTWMKGDLIIDGRNCINPDEIRKHDLRYVGVGRI from the coding sequence AGAGAGAATTCTGTCATTGAACAAAGGAGAGTCCCCCATATTTGAACCGGGGCTTTCTGAGCTTATTCAAAAGAATCAAAATCGACTTACCTTTACCGATCAGGTAGGAGAAGCCATTCATACTAACTCCTGTATCTTTATCTGTGTCGGAACCCCGCCGTTACCAGATGGAAGTACGGACTTATCTTATGTGCTATCAGTTGTAGATGATCTAGCAGTCAATATCACCTCTAGAAAAACAATCATCACAAAAAGTACGGTTCCTTTAGGCACAAATCAAATGATTAACAGACTTTTAATCGAAAAAGGTTTGTCAAAGGAGCTGTTCAGGATCGTTTCAAACCCAGAATTTTTACGGGAAGGGTCAGCTGTCCATGATATGTTCCATCCGGATAAAACGGTAATTGGTTTGCAGCATGGCGATACGGCTTCCTTATCGATTATGAAAGAGATTTATAAAGAGATCGATGCACCTATGATTTTGACCACTTTAAATGATGCTGAGGTCATAAAATTTACTTCCAATGCTTTTTTAGCAACTAAAATTTCATTTATTAATGAAGTTGCACGAATTTGTGACAGCTATCAGGCCGACATTACAACCGTAGCTGAAGCCATTGGATTAGATCCACGGATTGGTAAACATTTTTTGCAGGCCGGCATCGGGTATGGCGGGTCTTGCTTTCCAAAGGATGTCAGCTCCTTTATCCATTCGGCTAAGCAAAAAGGAGTTGAGACACCTATTTTAGAAGCGGTCCAGTCTGTAAATGAAACACAACTTGAATGGTATATCGATAAGATCACCTCTTATATAGGAGACTCCATCACAAAAAAGGTAGCCGTTCTTGGAATTTCATTTAAACCGGATACAGATGATACCCGCTCTTCTCGGGCGGTTGCTCTTATTCAAAAGCTTGATACTCTTAAATTTAACGTTATCGCCTATGATCCAAAGGCAACCCTGCCGACTAAAGGTCTTCAGACTGCCAAACAGACAGATTCCATGGAGGAAGCTATCTTAGATGCTGATTGTGTTTTTATTGCAACGGATTGGCCATCCTTTAAAACATTAGACTGGAAAAAGGTTAAAACATGGATGAAGGGCGATCTGATTATAGATGGGCGAAACTGTATCAATCCTGATGAAATAAGAAAACACGATTTGCGATATGTGGGTGTCGGGAGGATATGA